From Butyricimonas paravirosa, one genomic window encodes:
- a CDS encoding WD40 repeat domain-containing protein, with translation MVKKIALIVFGVVLLGGIGFALWWVNEREREVDVPKESFIPYNSAIVVNVNANANLSSKIAIAFDREIKTFRESMLCRVVDTLKQVSQVDTSSYVMAIRVEGKQTIRFLYVLNRSGLFSRGDVHAFLQKMFAGVQVKERKYNNQKIYLASRGKDEVCYAVVGGMVLVSNSELYVEDAVNQLSNPGEDEKDGAPRFKNVNRYFSAGAGLNVFLNTTCFSDLLPLLLQKDFIAKQTNIAKWFKWGALDGEIKPSGVSFNGFVHYDGLKAAFPVAFKGQLPQDSKLDAVMPANVKSVSILALNDVKNYLASLEAYRYGAGQIENVRKRKQEFARLFGDKLEEEWQALLKGEWGKGTLSYDASRKQEEGIVVVHVKAGSLARGLLEKMLKSYASKSGTSEISLYRSFALDKDKKVSYFKMPVPDFAGVMWGYVLGGIATNYVLVEDNYVVFASSERGLQAFASDYMRRLSVREQEWYQKLRTKLSSKFNWMYLSEMVSMLPYYEQVTKGTLRELLERNKEGMEVFSSLGLQWVCEGDMLYHTLFLSTEEVEQKQAQIMWQTRLDARMSMKPAIVVNHNTGERELFVQDEGNTIYLINDVGRILWKLPIEGKINSEVYQVDMFKNGKLQYLFSTPSHLYLIDRNGNYLPRFPLAFKSSCEQGISVADYENNKNYRVFAPGVDHHVYLYELSGNFVKGWDVPKSDNDIVSKIYHFRVDGKDYLVYADQYRLYILDRKGKERVKVSTLLNLSGNTPLYLTRQDGQMKIAFSDINGEIVLVDFRGRVERVKGEKMVGGGILNVEDINSDGQDEFVYSRKDMLCVYDVQGKLLLEKCWENAELSFPYVYRFSARDSRIGVMDGKGERLFLLDMKDVSKGFPIRGNSPFSIAFGDKGNAGFYLFAGSDGTHLLKYRVLR, from the coding sequence ATGGTGAAGAAAATTGCATTAATCGTTTTTGGAGTTGTCCTTCTCGGAGGAATAGGATTTGCGCTATGGTGGGTGAACGAGCGGGAACGGGAGGTTGATGTCCCGAAGGAATCGTTTATTCCCTATAATTCTGCTATTGTGGTTAATGTGAATGCGAACGCAAATTTGTCATCAAAGATTGCTATTGCTTTTGACCGGGAGATCAAGACGTTCCGGGAAAGTATGTTGTGTCGGGTGGTGGATACGTTGAAACAGGTGTCTCAGGTAGATACTTCTTCCTACGTGATGGCGATTCGGGTGGAGGGAAAACAAACGATTCGGTTTTTGTATGTGTTAAACCGAAGTGGCTTGTTTTCCAGGGGGGATGTACATGCTTTTTTGCAAAAAATGTTTGCCGGGGTGCAGGTGAAAGAGCGAAAATATAATAACCAGAAGATATACTTGGCAAGTCGGGGAAAGGATGAGGTGTGTTACGCTGTTGTCGGTGGTATGGTGCTGGTTTCTAACTCCGAGCTATACGTGGAGGATGCTGTGAACCAGTTGAGTAATCCCGGTGAAGATGAGAAAGACGGGGCGCCTCGTTTTAAAAACGTGAATCGTTATTTCTCCGCGGGAGCCGGTCTGAACGTGTTCTTGAACACGACTTGTTTTTCCGATCTACTTCCTTTGTTATTGCAGAAGGATTTTATTGCTAAACAGACGAATATTGCCAAGTGGTTCAAGTGGGGGGCGTTAGATGGTGAAATAAAACCGAGTGGCGTCAGTTTTAACGGTTTTGTGCATTATGACGGGTTGAAAGCCGCTTTCCCCGTTGCCTTTAAGGGACAACTTCCCCAGGATTCCAAACTGGATGCCGTGATGCCTGCCAACGTGAAAAGTGTTAGTATTCTGGCTCTGAATGACGTGAAGAATTATCTGGCATCTCTTGAGGCTTATCGTTATGGGGCGGGACAGATCGAGAATGTTCGGAAAAGAAAACAGGAGTTTGCCCGTCTTTTCGGGGATAAATTGGAGGAAGAGTGGCAGGCTTTGTTGAAAGGTGAATGGGGAAAAGGGACGCTTTCTTATGACGCGAGCCGGAAACAGGAGGAAGGGATCGTGGTGGTTCACGTGAAAGCCGGGAGCCTAGCTAGAGGATTACTGGAAAAGATGTTAAAATCGTATGCCTCGAAGTCCGGGACTTCTGAAATTTCGTTATATCGTTCATTTGCCTTGGATAAAGATAAAAAAGTGAGTTACTTTAAGATGCCTGTTCCCGATTTTGCCGGCGTGATGTGGGGATACGTGTTGGGAGGAATAGCAACGAATTATGTGTTGGTGGAGGATAATTACGTGGTGTTTGCTTCTTCTGAAAGAGGTCTTCAAGCGTTTGCGAGTGATTATATGCGTCGTTTGAGCGTGAGAGAGCAGGAATGGTACCAGAAGTTGAGAACGAAATTGTCCTCGAAGTTTAACTGGATGTATTTGTCCGAGATGGTTTCGATGTTACCTTATTACGAACAGGTGACTAAAGGGACTTTGCGTGAGTTGTTAGAGAGAAATAAAGAGGGGATGGAGGTATTTTCTTCTCTTGGGTTACAATGGGTGTGCGAGGGTGATATGCTGTATCACACGTTGTTTTTAAGTACGGAAGAGGTGGAGCAGAAACAGGCTCAGATCATGTGGCAGACACGATTGGATGCCAGAATGAGTATGAAACCGGCAATCGTGGTGAATCATAACACGGGAGAACGTGAACTTTTCGTGCAGGACGAGGGAAACACGATTTACTTGATTAATGACGTGGGACGTATTTTGTGGAAATTGCCGATCGAGGGGAAGATCAATAGTGAGGTTTATCAAGTAGATATGTTTAAAAACGGGAAGTTACAATATTTATTTTCTACACCAAGCCATCTTTATTTGATTGATCGTAATGGTAATTATTTACCTCGTTTCCCGCTGGCGTTCAAGTCTTCTTGCGAACAGGGAATTTCTGTGGCTGATTACGAGAATAACAAGAATTATCGGGTATTTGCTCCCGGGGTGGATCATCACGTGTATTTGTACGAGTTGTCGGGTAATTTCGTGAAAGGTTGGGATGTGCCAAAGAGTGACAATGATATTGTATCTAAAATCTATCATTTCCGGGTGGATGGAAAGGATTATCTTGTGTATGCAGACCAGTATCGTTTGTATATCCTGGATCGTAAGGGAAAAGAACGGGTGAAGGTGTCTACCCTGTTGAATTTATCCGGTAACACGCCTTTGTACTTGACGAGGCAGGATGGTCAGATGAAGATCGCTTTCTCGGATATTAACGGGGAGATCGTACTGGTTGATTTCCGGGGCCGTGTCGAGCGGGTCAAGGGAGAGAAAATGGTCGGTGGCGGAATACTCAACGTGGAAGATATTAATAGTGACGGGCAGGATGAGTTTGTTTATTCTCGGAAAGATATGCTTTGCGTGTATGATGTTCAAGGTAAATTGCTGTTGGAGAAATGCTGGGAAAATGCCGAGCTGAGTTTCCCGTATGTTTATCGTTTCTCGGCCCGGGATTCGAGAATTGGGGTTATGGATGGTAAAGGGGAACGTCTTTTCTTGTTGGATATGAAAGATGTTTCCAAAGGTTTTCCTATACGTGGAAATTCCCCGTTTTCGATCGCTTTCGGGGATAAGGGAAATGCAGGATTTTATTTGTTCGCCGGGAGTGACGGGACGCATTTGTTGAAATACCGGGTTTTGCGATAG
- a CDS encoding alpha/beta hydrolase, translating to MKMIKFGLALFWVTLIAGSAFAQNVGKLRNYLEKNKLESVAGQGFAKKKLTATGARDAGIVLVEAWEKEIKEKYHRSWGLKTFNREGLQMKFDYRVFGEKPADGRCLYISMHGGGNAPEALNTQQWQNQIRLYEPAEGVYVAPRAPWDDWNMWFKPGLDEFFEALIQTAIVEMGVNPDKVYLLGYSAGGDGVWRMAPRMADRWAAASMMAGHPGEASQVNLRHVPFMIWMGENDGAYDRNKLAVAKGNVLDSLQQVEPEGYIHETHIVKGKGHWMDRADTAAIAWMAKYKRNALPKEIVWRQEEVVRPSMYWVGVNPADARPGMTVVAELAGNEVKIVKSDYPKLRVYLNDKMVDMDKPVKVTYQGRTLFEGKVERTMGCLAKTLQERGDRELMFSGYVDVEIK from the coding sequence ATGAAAATGATAAAATTCGGGTTAGCTTTATTTTGGGTGACATTGATTGCTGGTAGTGCCTTTGCACAAAACGTGGGAAAGTTGAGAAACTATTTGGAAAAAAATAAGTTGGAAAGTGTGGCGGGGCAAGGGTTTGCCAAGAAAAAATTGACAGCAACAGGGGCCCGGGATGCCGGGATTGTACTGGTTGAGGCATGGGAAAAAGAGATTAAAGAGAAATATCATCGTTCTTGGGGATTGAAAACTTTTAACCGGGAGGGGTTACAGATGAAGTTTGATTACCGGGTATTTGGTGAGAAACCGGCGGATGGGCGTTGCCTGTACATATCCATGCATGGAGGGGGTAATGCTCCGGAGGCATTAAACACCCAGCAATGGCAGAATCAGATTCGTTTGTACGAGCCGGCGGAAGGAGTTTATGTGGCCCCGAGGGCGCCTTGGGATGATTGGAATATGTGGTTTAAACCGGGATTGGACGAGTTCTTCGAGGCGTTGATTCAAACGGCTATCGTGGAGATGGGGGTGAATCCGGATAAGGTATATCTGTTGGGGTATTCTGCCGGTGGAGATGGTGTGTGGAGAATGGCACCCCGTATGGCCGATCGCTGGGCGGCAGCCTCGATGATGGCCGGGCATCCGGGAGAAGCTTCGCAGGTGAATTTGCGTCACGTTCCTTTTATGATCTGGATGGGAGAAAATGACGGGGCATACGACCGGAATAAGTTGGCGGTAGCGAAAGGGAACGTGTTGGATTCTTTACAGCAAGTGGAGCCGGAAGGGTATATACACGAAACGCATATTGTGAAAGGCAAGGGGCATTGGATGGATCGGGCAGATACGGCAGCAATTGCGTGGATGGCTAAATACAAAAGAAATGCTTTGCCGAAAGAGATTGTCTGGCGTCAGGAAGAGGTGGTTCGTCCGTCCATGTACTGGGTGGGAGTAAATCCGGCAGATGCTCGTCCGGGAATGACCGTGGTGGCGGAACTTGCCGGAAATGAAGTGAAAATCGTGAAGAGTGATTATCCGAAATTAAGAGTTTATCTGAATGATAAGATGGTGGATATGGATAAGCCGGTAAAGGTTACTTATCAAGGAAGGACGTTGTTTGAGGGGAAGGTGGAGAGAACGATGGGATGCTTGGCAAAAACTTTGCAGGAAAGGGGAGACCGGGAATTGATGTTTAGCGGGTACGTGGATGTGGAAATAAAATAA
- a CDS encoding aminotransferase class I/II-fold pyridoxal phosphate-dependent enzyme: protein MDIFERVRQQKGNIGQYAKQAHGYFSFPKLEGEIGPRMKFRGKEVLNWSLNNYIGLANDPEVRKADAEAAAKYGMAYPMGARMMSGQTSRHEYLESQLAEFVGKPDAFLLNFGYQGMVSIIDAMTSRHDCIVYDAEDHACIMDGLRLSPAKRYVYQHNDMESLRKQLERATKWVENTGGGILVITEGLFGMAGDLGKLDEIVALKKDFNFRLLVDDAHGFGTMGPHGAGTGDHFGVMDGIDLYFATFAKAMAGIGAFIACDEDICMYLRYNMRSQTFAKSLPMPMVEGAIKRLELLRTKPELREKLWTIVRALQAGLKADGLNIGRTNSPVTPVYLSGSVAEGTQVAMDLRENYNLFCSIVVYPVIPKGQLLLRLIPTAMHTLEDVEYTVKAFKNVAQKLANGEYNKDVVVDANAL from the coding sequence GTGGACATTTTTGAAAGAGTAAGACAACAGAAGGGAAACATTGGTCAATATGCCAAACAAGCTCATGGCTATTTCTCTTTCCCGAAATTAGAGGGCGAAATTGGTCCCCGCATGAAATTCCGCGGTAAGGAAGTTTTAAACTGGAGTTTAAATAATTATATCGGTCTTGCAAACGACCCGGAAGTGCGTAAAGCTGACGCCGAGGCTGCTGCAAAATATGGTATGGCTTACCCGATGGGGGCACGTATGATGAGTGGGCAAACTTCTCGTCACGAGTACTTGGAATCTCAATTAGCAGAATTTGTGGGAAAACCGGACGCTTTCTTATTAAACTTCGGTTACCAGGGAATGGTTTCTATCATTGATGCCATGACCAGCCGTCATGATTGTATCGTGTACGATGCTGAAGACCATGCTTGTATCATGGACGGTCTTCGTTTGTCTCCGGCAAAAAGATATGTGTACCAGCATAATGACATGGAAAGCTTGCGTAAACAACTGGAAAGAGCAACCAAATGGGTAGAAAACACCGGTGGTGGTATCTTGGTGATTACGGAAGGTTTATTCGGTATGGCAGGTGACCTTGGTAAATTGGACGAGATTGTAGCTTTAAAGAAAGACTTCAATTTCCGTTTACTCGTGGATGACGCTCACGGATTCGGAACCATGGGACCTCACGGAGCCGGAACAGGAGATCATTTCGGTGTAATGGACGGTATCGACCTTTACTTTGCAACCTTTGCTAAAGCAATGGCAGGTATCGGTGCATTCATCGCTTGTGATGAAGATATTTGTATGTATTTGAGATATAACATGCGTTCTCAGACCTTCGCAAAATCACTCCCGATGCCTATGGTTGAAGGTGCGATCAAACGTTTGGAACTATTGAGAACTAAACCGGAATTGCGTGAAAAATTATGGACGATCGTAAGAGCTCTCCAAGCCGGATTAAAAGCTGACGGATTGAATATCGGAAGAACCAATTCTCCGGTTACTCCTGTCTATTTGTCCGGTAGTGTGGCTGAAGGAACACAGGTTGCCATGGATTTAAGAGAGAACTATAACTTGTTCTGTTCTATCGTAGTTTATCCGGTTATCCCGAAAGGTCAATTATTACTCCGCTTGATCCCAACAGCTATGCACACCTTGGAAGACGTGGAATACACGGTAAAAGCGTTCAAGAATGTTGCCCAAAAGTTAGCTAACGGAGAATACAACAAAGACGTGGTTGTTGATGCAAACGCTTTATAA